One part of the Arabidopsis thaliana chromosome 4, partial sequence genome encodes these proteins:
- the LpxA gene encoding bacterial transferase hexapeptide repeat-containing protein (bacterial transferase hexapeptide repeat-containing protein; FUNCTIONS IN: acyl-[acyl-carrier-protein]-UDP-N-acetylglucosamine O-acyltransferase activity, transferase activity; INVOLVED IN: lipid biosynthetic process; EXPRESSED IN: 7 plant structures; EXPRESSED DURING: 6 growth stages; CONTAINS InterPro DOMAIN/s: Trimeric LpxA-like (InterPro:IPR011004), Bacterial transferase hexapeptide repeat (InterPro:IPR001451), Acyl-[acyl-carrier-protein]--UDP-N-acetylglucosamine O-acyltransferase (InterPro:IPR010137); BEST Arabidopsis thaliana protein match is: Trimeric LpxA-like enzymes superfamily protein (TAIR:AT4G05210.1); Has 35333 Blast hits to 34131 proteins in 2444 species: Archae - 798; Bacteria - 22429; Metazoa - 974; Fungi - 991; Plants - 531; Viruses - 0; Other Eukaryotes - 9610 (source: NCBI BLink).), whose amino-acid sequence MISLLKAREKLLSPLVSSTIRRLSSSLSYSREDSRDSEVLIHPSAVVHPNAVIGKGVSVGPYCTIGSSVKLGNGCKLYPSSHVFGNTELGESCVLMTGAVVGDELPGYTFIGCNNIIGHHAVVGVKCQDLKYKHGDECFLCIGNNNEIREFCSIHRSSKPSDKTVIGDNNLIMGSCHIAHDCKIGDRNIFANNTLLAGHVVVEDNTHTAGASVVHQFCHIGSFAFIGGGSVVSQDVPKYMMVAGERAELRGLNLEGLRRNGFTMSEMKSLRAAYRKIFMSTETVSLSFEERLTELEQDQELYSVPAVSAMLQSIRDSFTESRRGICKFRQWLDSTT is encoded by the exons ATGATTTCTCTCCTTAAAGCTCGCGAGAAGCTTCTCTCTCCTCTCGTCAGTTCCACTATCCGAAGACTCTCCTCTAGCCTCTCCT ATTCTCGTGAAGATTCGAGGGATTCTGAAGTCTTAATACACCCGAGTGCTGTCGTCCACCCAAATGCTGTGATTGGCAAG GGAGTTTCAGTTGGTCCATACTGTACTATTGGCTCTTCAGTGAAGCTAGGCAATGGCTGCAAACTCTATCCTTCTAGCCATGTCTTTGGAAACACAGAGTTGGGGGAATCTTGTGTTCTCATGAC TGGTGCTGTTGTTGGCGATGAGCTTCCTGGCTATACATTCATAGGATGCAATAACATTATCGGTCACCACGCCGTGGTTGGTGTTAAATGTCAAGACTTGAAGTACAAG caTGGAGATGAATGCTTTCTTTGCATTGGTAACAACAATGAAATCAGGGAGTTCTGCTCGATTCACAGGTCATCAAAGCCCAGTGATAAAACG GTTATTGGTGACAACAATCTAATCATGGGTTCTTGTCATATCGCCCATGATTGTAAGATTGGTGACCGCAACATATTTGCCAACAATACGCTTCTTGCTGGCCATGTGGTTGTAGAA GACAATACACACACAGCAGGAGCCTCGGTGGTCCACCAGTTCTGTCATATTGGCTCTTTTGCTTTCATTGGCGGTGGTTCTGTG GTCTCACAAGATGTTCCAAAGTACATGATGGTGGCTGGAGAAAGAGCCGAACTTCGCGGTTTGAATCTGGAGGGACTTAGACGAAATGGATTTACCATGTCAGAG ATGAAGAGCCTAAGAGCAGCCTATCGTAAGATATTCATGTCTACTGAAACAGTCTCCTTAAGTTTTGAAGAGCGTCTCACGGAGCTG GAACAGGACCAAGAGCTGTACAGTGTTCCTGCAGTATCGGCAATGTTGCAGTCAATCCGAGATTCTTTCACTGAAAGTCGCCGTGGGATATGCAAGTTCAGACAATGGCTCGATTCCACAACTTAG
- a CDS encoding uncharacterized protein (unknown protein; LOCATED IN: endomembrane system; Has 30201 Blast hits to 17322 proteins in 780 species: Archae - 12; Bacteria - 1396; Metazoa - 17338; Fungi - 3422; Plants - 5037; Viruses - 0; Other Eukaryotes - 2996 (source: NCBI BLink).): MYFHSALLGSFGFGPIVKLDNDIPAYFVAGYCLLGHRSTVTSFIFSQIFVFPLSLHSVYRKPETIANVCNS, from the coding sequence ATGTATTTTCATTCCGCTCTGCTAGGCTCATTTGGTTTTGGACCAATCGTCAAATTGGATAACGATATTCCCGCTTATTTCGTCGCCGGCTATTGTCTACTTGGTCACCGGTCAACAGTAACgtcttttatcttttctcaaatttttgttttcccccTTTCTTTGCATTCCGTGTACAGAAAGCCAGAAACTATAGCGAACGTATGTAACAGTTAG
- the LpxA gene encoding bacterial transferase hexapeptide repeat-containing protein, which yields MISLLKAREKLLSPLVSSTIRRLSSSLSYSREDSRDSEVLIHPSAVVHPNAVIGKGVSVGPYCTIGSSVKLGNGCKLYPSSHVFGNTELGESCVLMTGAVVGDELPGYTFIGCNNIIGHHAVVGVKCQDLKYKHGDECFLCIGNNNEIREFCSIHRSSKPSDKTVIGDNNLIMGSCHIAHDCKIGDRNIFANNTLLAGHVVVEVRFSLCLYSKPGFSSVVLFGLCCECRTIHTQQEPRWSTSSVILALLLSLAVVLWSHKMFQST from the exons ATGATTTCTCTCCTTAAAGCTCGCGAGAAGCTTCTCTCTCCTCTCGTCAGTTCCACTATCCGAAGACTCTCCTCTAGCCTCTCCT ATTCTCGTGAAGATTCGAGGGATTCTGAAGTCTTAATACACCCGAGTGCTGTCGTCCACCCAAATGCTGTGATTGGCAAG GGAGTTTCAGTTGGTCCATACTGTACTATTGGCTCTTCAGTGAAGCTAGGCAATGGCTGCAAACTCTATCCTTCTAGCCATGTCTTTGGAAACACAGAGTTGGGGGAATCTTGTGTTCTCATGAC TGGTGCTGTTGTTGGCGATGAGCTTCCTGGCTATACATTCATAGGATGCAATAACATTATCGGTCACCACGCCGTGGTTGGTGTTAAATGTCAAGACTTGAAGTACAAG caTGGAGATGAATGCTTTCTTTGCATTGGTAACAACAATGAAATCAGGGAGTTCTGCTCGATTCACAGGTCATCAAAGCCCAGTGATAAAACG GTTATTGGTGACAACAATCTAATCATGGGTTCTTGTCATATCGCCCATGATTGTAAGATTGGTGACCGCAACATATTTGCCAACAATACGCTTCTTGCTGGCCATGTGGTTGTAGAAGTAAGATTTTCCTTGTGTCTATACTCTAAACCTGGATTTAGCAGCGTGGTTTTATTTGGTCTATGTTGTGAATGCAGGACAATACACACACAGCAGGAGCCTCGGTGGTCCACCAGTTCTGTCATATTGGCTCTTTTGCTTTCATTGGCGGTGGTTCTGTG GTCTCACAAGATGTTCCAAAGTACATGA
- a CDS encoding Cytidine/deoxycytidylate deaminase family protein (Cytidine/deoxycytidylate deaminase family protein; FUNCTIONS IN: hydrolase activity, cytidine deaminase activity, catalytic activity, zinc ion binding; INVOLVED IN: cytidine deamination, cytidine metabolic process; LOCATED IN: cellular_component unknown; EXPRESSED IN: stamen; EXPRESSED DURING: 4 anthesis, petal differentiation and expansion stage; CONTAINS InterPro DOMAIN/s: Cytidine deaminase, homodimeric (InterPro:IPR006263), APOBEC/CMP deaminase, zinc-binding (InterPro:IPR016192), CMP/dCMP deaminase, zinc-binding (InterPro:IPR002125), Cytidine deaminase-like (InterPro:IPR016193), Cytidine/deoxycytidylate deaminase, zinc-binding domain (InterPro:IPR013171); BEST Arabidopsis thaliana protein match is: Cytidine/deoxycytidylate deaminase family protein (TAIR:AT4G29580.2); Has 1057 Blast hits to 1055 proteins in 440 species: Archae - 0; Bacteria - 888; Metazoa - 0; Fungi - 0; Plants - 129; Viruses - 0; Other Eukaryotes - 40 (source: NCBI BLink).) — MAQPMRFMLNHIETESYGAFTPQNLSPLINRAIPHTRAQISGSPVVAVGRGSSGRTFFGVNVELPGLPLDHSIHAEQFLLANLALHFEQKLECIAISTNGYYFQEPCGHCCQLLHKIRDMSDTKILLTNPTGQKGTYMNLSTFLPQGLISQANVPRLLERNFNCIELINHSLYMDICSYSEHCNHLNCRALKAATISYAPDSKCPSGVALIDHRGKVYSGGYMESVAHNTSLGPVQAALVDFVANGDGQEFKNIVEAVLVEKKCGVLSQEATARMILEKIADPDCIFRVLHCK, encoded by the coding sequence ATGGCACAGCCCATGCGCTTCATGCTCAATCATATAGAAACAGAATCCTACGGCGCTTTCACCCCTCAAAACCTTAGTCCGCTGATCAATCGTGCGATTCCACACACTCGAGCTCAAATCTCCGGATCACCTGTCGTAGCCGTCGGCCGAGGATCATCAGGTCGGACCTTCTTTGGCGTCAATGTGGAATTACCAGGTCTGCCTCTTGACCACTCCATCCACGCCGAACAGTTCCTTCTCGCCAACCTCGCCCTCCACTTCGAGCAAAAACTCGAATGCATAGCCATCTCCACTAACGGCTACTACTTCCAGGAGCCATGCGGCCACTGCTGCCAATTACTTCATAAAATCAGAGATATGTCTGATACCAAAATCTTGCTCACGAACCCAACCGGTCAGAAAGGAACATACATGAATCTTTCGACCTTCCTTCCGCAAGGATTAATCTCCCAGGCAAACGTCCCTCGCCTTCTCGAGCGGAACTTTAACTGCATCGAACTCATAAATCACAGTCTCTACATGGATATCTGCAGTTATTCCGAGCATTGTAACCATCTCAATTGCAGGGCTCTAAAGGCGGCGACCATATCGTACGCGCCGGATAGCAAGTGTCCGTCGGGAGTGGCGCTGATTGATCACCGAGGTAAAGTGTACAGTGGAGGGTACATGGAAAGTGTGGCGCATAACACTAGTTTGGGGCCAGTACAAGCCGCACTGGTTGACTTCGTGGCTAATGGCGATGGCCAAGAGTTCAAAAATATCGTCGAAGCGGTGCTGGTGGAGAAGAAATGTGGGGTGTTGAGTCAAGAGGCCACTGCGAGGATGATTTTAGAGAAGATAGCCGACCCCGACTGCATTTTCAGGGTCTTACATTGCAAATAA
- a CDS encoding hypothetical protein (DUF626) (Protein of unknown function (DUF626); CONTAINS InterPro DOMAIN/s: Protein of unknown function DUF626, Arabidopsis thaliana (InterPro:IPR006462); BEST Arabidopsis thaliana protein match is: Protein of unknown function (DUF626) (TAIR:AT3G44770.2); Has 30201 Blast hits to 17322 proteins in 780 species: Archae - 12; Bacteria - 1396; Metazoa - 17338; Fungi - 3422; Plants - 5037; Viruses - 0; Other Eukaryotes - 2996 (source: NCBI BLink).): MEAVDRPLRIEETTVSHDVSSCGFISKEEWLNKHPPSGSGWTDEDDDNDDVFSSSFISKEELSDAVHNDPPSGWTDEDDDDQVDPALEKEFYRQIRESDGFDVDIRIPTSSLYVYKCANNDDLRGDIVGICARVGLHWYNFQKGSNLELMHVDKYNSRFCALMTYNITAEAVDPANDSRFTFQTCVTRATCQKDEDLRILTEVCRIKPKIQGTGDEIKRWNDEAIDDIYKGNLPEWISDDTLMSCSEQDHFYRVQESDIREHNWLQLYTEIASYSLWEGDMRLKSCVPLQIKNVLVRTREDFKSKEKLKAGNAIFYISFRGVNTPHGPPQDHRAIVRRTVDGIPGHVCLEFKCLLMDL, encoded by the exons ATGGAAGCAGTCGATCGACCGCTGCGCATTGAAGAAACCACCGTATCTCATGATGTATCTAGTTGCGGTTTTATATCGAAAGAAGAATGGTTAAATAAACATCCACCATCTGGATCTGGATGGActgacgaagatgatgataatgacGATGTATTTAGTAGCAGTTTTATATCGAAAGAAGAATTGTCTGACGCTGTACATAACGATCCACCATCTGGATGGActgacgaagatgatgatgatcaggTTGACCCGGCTTTGGAGAAAGAGTTCTATCGCCAAATTCGCGAATCCGAC GGATTTGATGTTGACATACGTATTCCGACTAGTTCACTTTATGTGTACAAATGTGCCAACAATGATGACCTTCGTGGTGACATTGTTGGCATTTGTGCTAGAGTGGGACTCCATTGGTACAACTTTCAAAAG GGCTCAAACCTTGAGTTGATGCACGTCGATAAATATAATTCTAGATTCTGTGCGCTTATGACTTACAACATTACTGCTGAGGCTGTTGATCCAGCCAACGATTCACGTTTCACTTTCCAGACATGTGTTACCAGAGCTACATGTCAAAAAGATGAAGACCTGAGGATACTGACTGAAGTCTGTAGAATTAAACCAAAGATTCAAG gTACTGGAGACGAAATAAAGCGATGGAATGACGAAGCTATTGATGATATCTACAAAGGCAATCTACCTGAGTGGATTTCGGATGATACTTTGATGTCATGCAGTGAGCAAGATCACTTTTATAGGGTGCAAGAGTCAGACATCCGAGAACACAACTGGCTTCAACTATACACTGAGATTGCGTCTTACTCGCTGTGGGAAGGAGACATGAGGCTCAAGTCTTGTGTGCCGCTGCAGATTAAGAATGTCCTTGTACGAACTCGTGAAGATTTTAAATCAAAGGAAAAGCTCAAGGCTGGGAATGCCATCTTCTACATTAGTTTTAGGGGTGTCAATACTCCTCATGGTCCACCTCAAGATCACAGAGCCATTGTAAGAAGAACCGTCGATGGGATTCCAGGACATGTTTGTCTTGAGTTTAAGTGTTTGCTCATGGATCTGTGA
- the LpxA gene encoding bacterial transferase hexapeptide repeat-containing protein has product MTGAVVGDELPGYTFIGCNNIIGHHAVVGVKCQDLKYKHGDECFLCIGNNNEIREFCSIHRSSKPSDKTVIGDNNLIMGSCHIAHDCKIGDRNIFANNTLLAGHVVVEDNTHTAGASVVHQFCHIGSFAFIGGGSVVSQDVPKYMMVAGERAELRGLNLEGLRRNGFTMSEMKSLRAAYRKIFMSTETVSLSFEERLTELEQDQELYSVPAVSAMLQSIRDSFTESRRGICKFRQWLDSTT; this is encoded by the exons ATGAC TGGTGCTGTTGTTGGCGATGAGCTTCCTGGCTATACATTCATAGGATGCAATAACATTATCGGTCACCACGCCGTGGTTGGTGTTAAATGTCAAGACTTGAAGTACAAG caTGGAGATGAATGCTTTCTTTGCATTGGTAACAACAATGAAATCAGGGAGTTCTGCTCGATTCACAGGTCATCAAAGCCCAGTGATAAAACG GTTATTGGTGACAACAATCTAATCATGGGTTCTTGTCATATCGCCCATGATTGTAAGATTGGTGACCGCAACATATTTGCCAACAATACGCTTCTTGCTGGCCATGTGGTTGTAGAA GACAATACACACACAGCAGGAGCCTCGGTGGTCCACCAGTTCTGTCATATTGGCTCTTTTGCTTTCATTGGCGGTGGTTCTGTG GTCTCACAAGATGTTCCAAAGTACATGATGGTGGCTGGAGAAAGAGCCGAACTTCGCGGTTTGAATCTGGAGGGACTTAGACGAAATGGATTTACCATGTCAGAG ATGAAGAGCCTAAGAGCAGCCTATCGTAAGATATTCATGTCTACTGAAACAGTCTCCTTAAGTTTTGAAGAGCGTCTCACGGAGCTG GAACAGGACCAAGAGCTGTACAGTGTTCCTGCAGTATCGGCAATGTTGCAGTCAATCCGAGATTCTTTCACTGAAAGTCGCCGTGGGATATGCAAGTTCAGACAATGGCTCGATTCCACAACTTAG
- a CDS encoding fanconi anemia group E protein FANCE protein (CONTAINS InterPro DOMAIN/s: Fanconi Anaemia group E protein, C-terminal (InterPro:IPR021025); Has 41 Blast hits to 41 proteins in 17 species: Archae - 0; Bacteria - 0; Metazoa - 10; Fungi - 0; Plants - 27; Viruses - 0; Other Eukaryotes - 4 (source: NCBI BLink).), which produces MEEWIPLFDIFLKSPSPEAEASLWLDQASNLFSSSSSAAAPINRSSFVSLLKKQCDQNSSPVTKKVLFIETLPNMVQSKILSFLLFEYQRFCVSDLVWLAREMLGSGGNKVVDFWVQRDAHNLLDRIPKPKFEWISNLDLDSADEDSMKQVFDSVPDWLSEKLGSAGTILPWLPVSCDDVDSEMLVVDSWNGKEITQIKEDMEEDQREVVHNIDHTMTVGLQAHDHEMAVNLRAQISNFESTSEVLTLCNDIRRLCLEKGKDSLRVLALIEPWNADDETAAVLLSSLHNGSEEEELGWPSHVLCSIVLPKFLSLEKSASRVLMSSTIEFCKIHQRAAEYALVFPLILRKEGINNFICEVISRVLKECLHLGQISGFCQKLLCGRTQERRFMFLPCHRDLISDELTWNEYLFILFQNILIHGIPLSQDSVDCLVSKVQELAERYSKSLKFGNFLLHFTAKCAPMLQAHKYQLIESVKCTNSLVTKSILSKLNAL; this is translated from the exons ATGGAGGAGTGGATTCCACTATTCGACATTTTCTTGAAGAGTCCATCTCCGGAGGCTGAGGCTTCGCTGTGGTTAGACCAGGCTTCGaaccttttttcttcctcctcctctgcGGCGGCGCCGATCAACCGGAGCTCGTTTGTTTCATTGCTGAAGAAACAATGCGATCAGAATTCATCTCCGGTTACGAAGAA GGTTCTTTTCATTGAGACATTACCGAACATGGTTCAGTCAAAGAttctatcttttcttcttttcgagTATCAGAGGTTTTGCGTTAGTGATTTGGTTTGGCTGGCTAGAGAAATGTTGGGTAGTGGTGGTAATAAAGTTGTCGATTTCTGGGTTCAGAGAGATGCACATAACCTGCTCGACAGAAttcctaaaccaaaatttgaatGGATATCTAATCTAGATTTGGATTCAGCTGATGAAGACAGCATGAAGCAGGTATTTGACTCTGTACCTGATTGGCTCAGTGAGAAACTTGGTTCTGCTGGTACAATTCTTCCATGGCTTCCTGTATCCTGTGATGATGTAGATTCAGAAATGCTGGTTGTTGATTCTTGGAATGGGAAGGAGATAACTCAAATCAAAGAGGATATGGAAGAAGATCAGAGAGAAGTTGTGCATAACATTGATCATACCATGACTGTTGGGTTACAAGCTCATGATCATGAAATGGCTGTGAATCTTAGAGCTCAGATTTCGAACTTTGAGTCTACTTctgaagttttaaccttgTGTAACGACATTCGGAGACTTTGCTTGGAGAAGGGTAAGGACTCTTTGAGAGTTTTGGCTTTGATTGAGCCTTGGAATGCAGATGATGAGACTGCTGCAGTTTTACTTTCGAGTTTGCATAATGgaagtgaggaagaagagctTGGTTGGCCAAGCCATGTTCTATGTTCGATCGTGCTTCCAAAGTTTTTGTCTCTTGAGAAGTCTGCCTCTCGTGTGCTGATGTCTTCAACAATCGAGTTTTGCAAGATCCACCAAAGAGCAGCTGAGTATGCATTGGTGTTCCCTTTAATACTCAGGAAAGAAGGGATAAACAATTTCATTTGTGAGGTGATTTCAAGGGTTTTGAAAGAGTGCTTGCACTTGGGTCAAATCTCTGGTTTTTGCCAGAAGTTGCTTTGTGGAAGAACACAAGAGCGGAGGTTTATGTTCCTTCCCTGCCATCGAGATCTCATATCGGATGAACTGACATGGAATGAATATCTGTTTATCCTTTTCCAGAACATATTGATCCATGGCATCCCTTTATCCCAAGATTCCGTCGATTGTCTTGTTTCCAAGGTTCAGGAGTTGGCGGAAAGGTATTCGAAATCGCTAAAATTTGGAAACTTCTTGCTACATTTTACTGCCAAATGTGCTCCGATGCTACAGGCTCATAAGTATCAGCTGATCGAATCAGTTAAGTGCACCAACAGTCTAGTTACAAAATCTATCCTATCGAAACTCAATGCCCTGTAG
- the LpxA gene encoding bacterial transferase hexapeptide repeat-containing protein (bacterial transferase hexapeptide repeat-containing protein; FUNCTIONS IN: acyl-[acyl-carrier-protein]-UDP-N-acetylglucosamine O-acyltransferase activity, transferase activity; INVOLVED IN: lipid biosynthetic process; EXPRESSED IN: 7 plant structures; EXPRESSED DURING: 6 growth stages; CONTAINS InterPro DOMAIN/s: Trimeric LpxA-like (InterPro:IPR011004), Bacterial transferase hexapeptide repeat (InterPro:IPR001451), Acyl-[acyl-carrier-protein]--UDP-N-acetylglucosamine O-acyltransferase (InterPro:IPR010137); BEST Arabidopsis thaliana protein match is: Trimeric LpxA-like enzymes superfamily protein (TAIR:AT4G05210.1); Has 13439 Blast hits to 13165 proteins in 2031 species: Archae - 84; Bacteria - 8805; Metazoa - 8; Fungi - 21; Plants - 66; Viruses - 3; Other Eukaryotes - 4452 (source: NCBI BLink).) → MISLLKAREKLLSPLVSSTIRRLSSSLSYSREDSRDSEVLIHPSAVVHPNAVIGKGVSVGPYCTIGSSVKLGNGCKLYPSSHVFGNTELGESCVLMTGAVVGDELPGYTFIGCNNIIGHHAVVGVKCQDLKYKHGDECFLCIGNNNEIREFCSIHRSSKPSDKTVIGDNNLIMGSCHIAHDCKIGDRNIFANNTLLAGHVVVEDNTHTAGASVVHQFCHIGSFAFIGGGSVVSQDVPKYMMVAGERAELRGLNLEGLRRNGFTMSEMKSLRAAYRKIFMSTETVSLSFEERLTELDQELYSVPAVSAMLQSIRDSFTESRRGICKFRQWLDSTT, encoded by the exons ATGATTTCTCTCCTTAAAGCTCGCGAGAAGCTTCTCTCTCCTCTCGTCAGTTCCACTATCCGAAGACTCTCCTCTAGCCTCTCCT ATTCTCGTGAAGATTCGAGGGATTCTGAAGTCTTAATACACCCGAGTGCTGTCGTCCACCCAAATGCTGTGATTGGCAAG GGAGTTTCAGTTGGTCCATACTGTACTATTGGCTCTTCAGTGAAGCTAGGCAATGGCTGCAAACTCTATCCTTCTAGCCATGTCTTTGGAAACACAGAGTTGGGGGAATCTTGTGTTCTCATGAC TGGTGCTGTTGTTGGCGATGAGCTTCCTGGCTATACATTCATAGGATGCAATAACATTATCGGTCACCACGCCGTGGTTGGTGTTAAATGTCAAGACTTGAAGTACAAG caTGGAGATGAATGCTTTCTTTGCATTGGTAACAACAATGAAATCAGGGAGTTCTGCTCGATTCACAGGTCATCAAAGCCCAGTGATAAAACG GTTATTGGTGACAACAATCTAATCATGGGTTCTTGTCATATCGCCCATGATTGTAAGATTGGTGACCGCAACATATTTGCCAACAATACGCTTCTTGCTGGCCATGTGGTTGTAGAA GACAATACACACACAGCAGGAGCCTCGGTGGTCCACCAGTTCTGTCATATTGGCTCTTTTGCTTTCATTGGCGGTGGTTCTGTG GTCTCACAAGATGTTCCAAAGTACATGATGGTGGCTGGAGAAAGAGCCGAACTTCGCGGTTTGAATCTGGAGGGACTTAGACGAAATGGATTTACCATGTCAGAG ATGAAGAGCCTAAGAGCAGCCTATCGTAAGATATTCATGTCTACTGAAACAGTCTCCTTAAGTTTTGAAGAGCGTCTCACGGAGCTG GACCAAGAGCTGTACAGTGTTCCTGCAGTATCGGCAATGTTGCAGTCAATCCGAGATTCTTTCACTGAAAGTCGCCGTGGGATATGCAAGTTCAGACAATGGCTCGATTCCACAACTTAG